Within Thermococcus sp. Bubb.Bath, the genomic segment TCTGGTTATTTGCCCTCTACTGGCTGGCGCTCTTTGGTGAGGGACTTAGATTAGCTTATAAAACAAAAAACAGCGATGGAGTCTTTCTCCCTCCGGTTATGTTCCTGTTCCACAACCTTATAAGCTTGGGATTTATAGCCGGTTTGTTGTTCCATAAGAGGGCTTTCAGGTGAGAGATAATGAGAATTGTAATGACAGTGAGCAACCCATTTAACCCGGATCCCAGGGTTTACAAGGAAGCCAAAAGTCTAGTCAAAGCGGGTCATGAGGTGTACGTTATAGCCTGGGACAGGGAGGGCAAGTATCCGAAAAGGGAAACTATTGAGGGGGTACATGTTCTTCGTCTTGGTCCTAGATCTGGATATGGATATAGGATGATTTTTGGCCTTCCACTGTTTTATTTGAATGCTCTGAGGGCTGTTTTACACTTGAAACCGGACGTTATTCACACCCATGATTTTGACACTGCCGTTTTGGGGTTTCTCCTGAAGCTCATCAAGAGGACAAAGTGGGTCTATGATATCCATGATCTTTACTTTACATTCTTCTCTATGGAAACAGATAAAGAAATGTTCTTAGGAAAAATCGTTGAGACTTTGGATTTGCTCTTTGCAAAAAACTCTACTCACGTAATAGTAGCTACCCAGTCAATTGGAGGAAAACACGAGGGTCTTAGGGAGTATTATATCATTAATAGTGTCCTTCCAGATAGCATAACTACCATTTGGAACACTCCCGAAATAGTGACCTTTTCAAATTATCTAGATCTCGGCCTTAAATGGTCCAATAAGCTAACTATCGGATTTATAGGATCAATACGTACCATATCGAACTTTATTCCCCTGTTTGAGGCTCTTTCTAAGGAACCAAATAGATACAGGATTCTTTTTGTTGGTGGGGGAAAGAACGTGAGTAAACTGCAGGAGCTCGTGAAAACTCGTTATGCAGAGCTTGATATTGAATTTGTTGGGAATGTTGAGTATAGATTAACTCCCAATTACTACAAACTGTGTGACGTGGTATTTGCTTGGTACCCTCCAAGGGAAAATGTAAAGCGGGCTATTGCGGTTAAAGTATTTGAGGCCTGCTCTCTTGGCGTTCCTGTCATTGTAAACGGCGATACACTTATGGAGGACTTCGTTAGGGAGTATAGATGTGGTATCCCGTTAAAAGAATTGCAAATAGATAAGATAATAAATACGCTCAACGATATTCCAAAATTGAAAAAATCCCTTAAGTCTTTTAAGGTAATGATCAGGGATAAATGGAACTGGGAAAGAGAAGCGGAGAAATTGAGGAGGGTTTACGTGTGGGTAACAGGAAATACTTGGAGATGAGTCTTTTAATAATCACTAACTCCTACCCAGACCCAGAAGGTAAAAGCTACGGTGGGAGCTTCGTTAAGGGGCAGGTTGACGAGCTTAGGAGGTATTTTAATGAGATCTATGTAATCTCCCCTCACCCCTTGGGAACAAGCAGATTTTTGAGGGATTACTCATATGACAACGTTCACGTTTATTATCCCCGTTTCTTCCATCTCCCAATTGGGTTTTTTAGGAAGAGGTTGGGGGATAACTTTTACCGGGCTGCCTTAAGGATTATAAACAGAAAAGGACTTGAGTTTGATCTCATTCATGCTCACTTCACTTGGCCGAGTGGGTACGCTGGGGCACTTTTAAAGGAGAAATTTGGTGTGCCATTGATAGTAACTGCCCATGGGTTTGATGTCTATGACCTCCCCTTCAGGGGGGAAGTTTACCTGAGGAAAGTCCTTAAGGCCCTGGAGAGTGCCGATCAAATTATTACCGTAAGCCGTTCAAACTTCCTCGTTTTGACCGAGAGGCTTGGAATTCCCGCTGAAAAAATCTCGTTAATCCCAAACGGCTTTAATGGGAGGAAATTCAGACCGATGGACAAGATTGAATGTAGAAGATCCCTTGGTCTCCCCCTGGAAAAAAAGATCGTTCTAACTGTTGGCAATCTAGTTCCTGTGAAGGGACACGAGTATCTTTTAGAGGCGGTTAAGATGGTTCTCGAACGAGAGCCTAACACTTTCTTTGTTATTGTTGGGGATGGGCCGCTCCGGAAGAAGGTTGAAGAGCTTGCAAAGAAACTTGGAATTTCTGAGAACGTTTACTTCGCTGGGAGTAGACCTCATGAAGAAATACCGCTGTGGATGAATGCCGCCGACCTCTTTGTCTTGCCGAGTTTGAGGGAAAGTTTTGGGGTGGTTGTTCTTGAGGCCCTTGCTGTTGGTACTCCCGTTGTTGCAACGATTAATGGTGGAAGTGAGGAGATAATAACATCTGAGAATTACGGATTCCTGTGTCCACCGAAAGATCCAGAGTGTCTTGCGGAGAAAGTTTTAATAGCTCTTGAAAAAGAGTGGGATAAAGGGAAAATAAGAGAGTATGCCAGACAGTTTATGTGGAATAATATTGTAAAGCAAATTGTGAAGGTTTATACCTCGATGGTGTGAGGAGCTATGAGTCGTAAAAACGTAGTTCTTGTCCCTTCCGGTGGTAATATGAGTTTGGCAACAGCCCAAACAATGGGGGATATAGTTAAATTCTCTTCTGAGCTTGGTTTTTCTCCGATTTACCTGCCACCTCGGCGTACTGTTCTCTCTCCTGTTTCTTATTACTGGAAGATGCTCTCAGCCCTTAAATCTGAGTTTATTCTTATTCCGTACCCTGCGGTTGGTAATCCTGTCAAAACAACAAAACTCAGGACACTGGATGTTAAAACCCTTAAACTTCTATCCAAAAGTTCATCTTTGATTGTTTACGTTTATGATCTTCCATTCGAGCAGGTAATATCCACAAAAAGCTCTAACTGGGCTTCGTTGATAGACAGTGAAATGTTCTACTTGGAGGAAACCCTCTTTGATGCTGCCGATAAGATTCTCGTGTTCAACTGGACAATGGCAGAGTCTCTTCAGAAGAGATACAATATTCCTAAAGAAAAATTTGTGTACTATGAAATACTTGATCTCGGTGCAGATTTCATTCCGCCTGCTG encodes:
- a CDS encoding glycosyltransferase family 4 protein produces the protein MRIVMTVSNPFNPDPRVYKEAKSLVKAGHEVYVIAWDREGKYPKRETIEGVHVLRLGPRSGYGYRMIFGLPLFYLNALRAVLHLKPDVIHTHDFDTAVLGFLLKLIKRTKWVYDIHDLYFTFFSMETDKEMFLGKIVETLDLLFAKNSTHVIVATQSIGGKHEGLREYYIINSVLPDSITTIWNTPEIVTFSNYLDLGLKWSNKLTIGFIGSIRTISNFIPLFEALSKEPNRYRILFVGGGKNVSKLQELVKTRYAELDIEFVGNVEYRLTPNYYKLCDVVFAWYPPRENVKRAIAVKVFEACSLGVPVIVNGDTLMEDFVREYRCGIPLKELQIDKIINTLNDIPKLKKSLKSFKVMIRDKWNWEREAEKLRRVYVWVTGNTWR
- a CDS encoding glycosyltransferase family 4 protein is translated as MELGKRSGEIEEGLRVGNRKYLEMSLLIITNSYPDPEGKSYGGSFVKGQVDELRRYFNEIYVISPHPLGTSRFLRDYSYDNVHVYYPRFFHLPIGFFRKRLGDNFYRAALRIINRKGLEFDLIHAHFTWPSGYAGALLKEKFGVPLIVTAHGFDVYDLPFRGEVYLRKVLKALESADQIITVSRSNFLVLTERLGIPAEKISLIPNGFNGRKFRPMDKIECRRSLGLPLEKKIVLTVGNLVPVKGHEYLLEAVKMVLEREPNTFFVIVGDGPLRKKVEELAKKLGISENVYFAGSRPHEEIPLWMNAADLFVLPSLRESFGVVVLEALAVGTPVVATINGGSEEIITSENYGFLCPPKDPECLAEKVLIALEKEWDKGKIREYARQFMWNNIVKQIVKVYTSMV